A single Vulpes vulpes isolate BD-2025 chromosome 16, VulVul3, whole genome shotgun sequence DNA region contains:
- the LGALSL gene encoding galectin-related protein gives MAGSVADSDAAGKLDDGHLNNSLGSPVQADVYFPRLIVPFCGHIKGGMRPGKKVLVMGIVDLNPESFAISLTCGDSEDPPADVAIELKAVFTDRQLLRNSCISGERGEEQSAIPYFPFIPDQPFRVEILCEHPRFRVFVDGHQLFDFYHRIQTLSAIDTIKINGDLQITKLG, from the exons AAACTAGATGATGGGCATTTAAACAACTCCTTGGGCTCTCCAGTTCAAGCCGACGTGTACTTCCCACGACTG ATAGTTCCGTTTTGTGGGCACATTAAAGGTGGCATGAGACCGGGCAAGAAGGTGTTGGTGATGGGCATCGTAGACCTCAACCCAGAGAG CTTTGCGATCAGCCTGACCTGTGGTGACTCAGAAGACCCTCCTGCCGATGTGGCCATTGAACTCAAAGCTGTGTTCACAGACCGGCAGTTACTCAGAAATTCTTGTATATCTGGCGAAAGAGGTGAAGAACAGTCTGCAATCCCTTACTTTCCATTCATCCCAGACCAGCCATTCAGG GTGGAAATTCTTTGTGAGCACCCCCGTTTCAGAGTGTTTGTGGATGGACACCAACTTTTTGATTTTTACCACCGCATTCAAACGTTATCTGCAATCGACACCATAAAGATAAATGGGGACCTCCAGATCACTAAGCTTGGCTGA